The following proteins are co-located in the Streptococcus anginosus genome:
- a CDS encoding M20/M25/M40 family metallo-hydrolase: MTFSSEEEQIKRFEEDMVAQEYIAILRTLIAKKSIFAQQVGLQEVAAYLKEIFTKAGAEVELDDSYTAPFVIATFKSQNPTAKTIIFYNHYDTVPADSDQIWTDDPFTLSIRDGSMYGRGVDDDKGHIIARLTAVQKYLQKHKSLPVNVIFMMEGAEESASVDLEKYLEKHKSLLHGADLLVWEQGIKNSLGQLEISGGNKGIVTFDMKVQSAEVDIHSSFGGVIDSASWYLLNALASLRGKDGRIQVEELYDQVIAPNQRELALVEQYAQRSPEEVQAIYGLELPLLQEEKKAFLNRIFFEPSLNIEGITSGYQGQGVKTILPSEASAKAEVRLVPGLEPQRVLELIRKQLDKNGFDKVELVYTLGEMSYRSDMSASPILNVIKLAKKFYQKGVSVLPTTAGTGPMYTVFEALEVPMVAFGLGNANSQDHGGDENVRIADYYTHIELVEELIASYE, from the coding sequence ATGACATTTTCAAGTGAAGAAGAACAAATTAAAAGATTTGAAGAGGATATGGTGGCACAAGAATATATCGCCATTTTACGAACCTTGATTGCTAAAAAATCAATCTTCGCTCAACAAGTCGGTTTACAAGAAGTTGCTGCTTATCTGAAAGAAATTTTTACAAAAGCTGGTGCAGAGGTGGAATTAGATGACAGCTATACAGCGCCATTTGTGATAGCAACATTTAAAAGTCAGAATCCAACAGCTAAGACAATTATTTTTTACAACCATTATGATACAGTTCCGGCAGATAGTGATCAAATTTGGACAGATGATCCGTTCACTCTATCTATTCGGGATGGTAGTATGTATGGTCGTGGAGTCGATGATGATAAAGGGCATATTATCGCACGTTTGACGGCTGTTCAAAAGTATTTACAAAAGCATAAGAGTTTGCCTGTCAATGTCATTTTTATGATGGAAGGAGCAGAAGAGTCTGCTTCGGTTGATTTAGAGAAATATCTAGAGAAACACAAATCTCTTCTACATGGAGCAGACCTGTTGGTTTGGGAGCAAGGAATTAAAAATTCTTTAGGTCAACTTGAAATTTCTGGCGGAAACAAAGGAATTGTGACCTTTGATATGAAGGTCCAAAGTGCGGAAGTGGATATTCATTCTAGCTTTGGTGGTGTGATTGATTCAGCTTCTTGGTACTTGTTGAACGCCCTTGCTAGCTTGAGAGGTAAGGATGGACGTATTCAGGTAGAAGAACTTTATGATCAAGTAATCGCACCTAATCAACGAGAGTTAGCTTTAGTGGAACAATACGCTCAGCGTAGTCCAGAAGAAGTACAAGCTATTTATGGTTTGGAATTGCCTTTATTACAAGAGGAGAAAAAAGCTTTTTTAAATCGAATTTTCTTTGAACCCTCTTTAAATATTGAAGGAATTACTTCTGGTTACCAAGGTCAAGGAGTGAAGACGATTCTTCCGTCAGAGGCTTCAGCAAAAGCAGAAGTTCGCTTAGTGCCAGGACTGGAACCTCAGAGAGTGTTAGAACTGATTCGCAAACAACTCGACAAAAATGGTTTCGATAAGGTAGAATTAGTTTATACTTTGGGAGAAATGAGCTATCGTAGTGATATGAGTGCGTCGCCGATTTTAAATGTCATTAAACTGGCTAAGAAATTCTATCAAAAAGGAGTTTCTGTCTTACCAACTACAGCAGGTACAGGACCGATGTACACGGTATTTGAAGCACTTGAGGTACCAATGGTCGCCTTTGGACTTGGAAATGCGAATAGTCAAGACCATGGCGGTGACGAAAATGTTCGCATTGCAGATTATTACACCCATATTGAATTAGTAGAGGAGCTGATTGCAAGTTATGAGTAA
- a CDS encoding methionine ABC transporter ATP-binding protein, whose amino-acid sequence MSKEMIQLDHIDVTFQQKKRQIQAVKDVTIHIQERDIYGIVGYSGAGKSTLVRVINLLQVPTSGKIIVDDDVLFDNKVTLTAEQLRRKRQDIGMIFQHFNLMSQLTAEENVAFALKHSGLSKEEKRAKVRTLLELVGLADRAENYPSQLSGGQKQRVAIARALANDPKILISDESTSALDPKTTKQILALLQDLNQKLGLTIVLITHEMQIVKDIANRVAVMQDGQLIEEGSVLDIFSNPQQDLTKDFISTATGIDEAMGKIEQQEIVKHLAKNSLLAQMKYAGTSTDEPLLNEIYKHHQVTANILYGNIEILGGTPVGELVVVLSGEKENLAAAKTAIREAGVQLTVLKGEA is encoded by the coding sequence ATGAGTAAAGAAATGATTCAGTTAGATCACATTGATGTAACCTTTCAACAAAAGAAACGTCAGATTCAAGCAGTTAAAGATGTGACGATTCATATTCAAGAAAGAGATATTTATGGAATTGTCGGTTATTCTGGGGCTGGGAAATCAACCTTGGTTCGTGTCATTAACCTACTGCAAGTTCCAACGAGTGGGAAAATTATTGTAGATGATGATGTTCTTTTTGACAATAAAGTAACTTTGACAGCAGAACAGCTGCGCCGCAAACGTCAAGACATCGGCATGATTTTTCAACATTTTAATCTGATGAGTCAATTAACAGCAGAAGAAAATGTAGCTTTTGCGCTCAAACATTCTGGCTTATCAAAAGAAGAGAAGAGAGCAAAAGTGCGTACATTGTTGGAGTTGGTTGGTTTAGCTGATCGTGCTGAAAACTATCCTTCTCAGCTTTCTGGAGGGCAAAAACAGCGGGTTGCAATCGCGCGTGCCTTGGCAAATGACCCCAAAATCTTGATTTCTGATGAATCAACCTCTGCCTTAGATCCAAAAACAACTAAACAAATTTTAGCTCTTTTACAAGATTTAAATCAAAAGCTAGGATTAACAATTGTTTTAATCACCCATGAAATGCAAATTGTTAAAGACATTGCCAACCGTGTCGCAGTTATGCAGGACGGTCAATTGATTGAAGAAGGTTCTGTCTTGGATATTTTCTCTAATCCTCAGCAAGACTTAACCAAAGACTTCATCTCGACTGCAACAGGAATTGATGAAGCTATGGGCAAGATTGAGCAACAAGAAATTGTCAAACATTTGGCGAAAAATAGTCTCTTGGCGCAAATGAAGTACGCAGGAACCTCTACAGATGAACCCTTACTGAATGAAATTTACAAACATCATCAAGTTACTGCCAATATACTTTATGGGAACATTGAAATTTTAGGTGGAACGCCTGTTGGAGAACTGGTCGTTGTTTTATCTGGTGAAAAGGAAAATCTAGCAGCTGCTAAAACAGCCATTCGTGAAGCTGGTGTTCAATTGACAGTATTGAAGGGAGAAGCATAG
- a CDS encoding methionine ABC transporter permease, protein MENFIQTYLPNVYRMGWSGQAGWGTAIYLTLYMTVISFIIGGLLGLIAGLFLVLTAPGGVLENKVAFWILDKITSIFRAIPFIILLAVLSPFSHLIVGTSIGPNAAIVPLSFAVFAFFARQVQVVLAELDGGVIEAAQASGATFGDLVGVYLREGLPDLIRVTTVTLISLVGETAMAGAVGAGGIGNVAIAYGFNRYNNDVTILATVIIIVLIFAIQFAGDFLTRKLSHK, encoded by the coding sequence ATGGAAAATTTTATTCAAACATACTTGCCAAATGTTTATCGAATGGGTTGGAGCGGTCAAGCTGGCTGGGGAACAGCTATTTACTTGACATTGTATATGACAGTCATTTCTTTTATTATCGGCGGATTGTTAGGCTTAATTGCAGGGCTTTTTCTTGTTTTGACTGCTCCAGGAGGTGTCTTGGAAAATAAAGTAGCTTTTTGGATTTTAGACAAAATCACATCTATCTTCCGTGCTATCCCATTTATTATTTTGTTAGCTGTTCTTTCACCTTTTTCACACTTGATTGTGGGGACTAGTATTGGACCAAATGCAGCTATCGTACCTCTTTCTTTTGCAGTATTTGCTTTCTTTGCTCGCCAAGTTCAAGTTGTACTCGCTGAGTTAGACGGCGGTGTTATCGAGGCCGCCCAAGCTAGTGGAGCAACTTTTGGTGATCTTGTCGGTGTTTATCTGCGAGAAGGTTTGCCAGATTTGATTCGTGTGACAACAGTCACTCTCATTTCTCTCGTTGGCGAGACTGCAATGGCTGGTGCAGTCGGTGCTGGAGGAATCGGGAATGTTGCGATTGCTTATGGCTTCAATCGTTATAATAACGATGTAACGATTTTAGCAACAGTTATTATCATTGTACTTATCTTTGCCATTCAGTTCGCTGGTGATTTTTTGACTAGAAAATTAAGCCATAAATAG